The region TTTTAAAATAGTTATTAATGTATATCTAAAATGAAAATTTTTAATATCATGATAATCATTCCTACAATTCCACCAACAATGGCACCATTTAAACGAATATACTGTAAATCTTCCCCTACCTTAGCCTCTATTTGCTTTACCAATTCCACATTAGAAAGTTTTTGAAGACTTTCTCCAACCAATTCTCCTATTTTATGATGATGCGTATCTATAAGTTGTAGTATGGTAGACCTTAACCAAGCATCTGTTTGTTCTATTTTAGATGCATCATTATAAAATCCGTGTAACATGTTATTTACCTTGTCTTTTAATAATAAGGTGTACTCATTTTCAGATTCAAATAAAGCGGCTTTTATCATAACCTTTAATCGCGTTAGGCTTTGCTTTACAATACCAGAATCTATCAATCGGACTAGAAAATGTTCTCCAAATTCATTTACATCGGCTTGCGCTTTTTCTTCGCCATGAACTAAACGTTCTCCATAATTATAAAGTTGAGCATCTAAAGCTACTATAATTTTATGGTGCTCGGGATCTGACTTAATATCTATTATGAGTTGAATGAGTTGTTCTTGAATGCCTTCTGCAATTCGTTTAGGCTTAATAGCCCCTAATATTTGGCCTGCACCTACCAGTAACCCTTTTATTTGCGAACCTGCTTTTTGCTTATTTACTAGTATTTGTACTTCGTT is a window of Formosa sediminum DNA encoding:
- a CDS encoding DUF445 domain-containing protein; this translates as MKKNKLGNRSLAIAVFCMAVCLVLKYFNIYQGDWLEVVLAGFEAAVVGGVADWFAVRALFQEIPIPIVKKHTNIIVKSREKLSAGIVDLVNNEWLSKAMIRDKITAVSLSKPIVEYLLKGDNQESIRKTLKPELENLVLKLDHEDVVHTLEGIIKPAVKGNNLAEPLGNLLKQTISQKDHYGMLHVFLDVLKDKISADSTLEFLVNEVQILVNKQKAGSQIKGLLVGAGQILGAIKPKRIAEGIQEQLIQLIIDIKSDPEHHKIIVALDAQLYNYGERLVHGEEKAQADVNEFGEHFLVRLIDSGIVKQSLTRLKVMIKAALFESENEYTLLLKDKVNNMLHGFYNDASKIEQTDAWLRSTILQLIDTHHHKIGELVGESLQKLSNVELVKQIEAKVGEDLQYIRLNGAIVGGIVGMIIMILKIFILDIH